In the genome of Bombus affinis isolate iyBomAffi1 chromosome 7, iyBomAffi1.2, whole genome shotgun sequence, one region contains:
- the LOC126919043 gene encoding odorant receptor 4-like, whose translation MYDRSYTIVDDQLKNNHYQNDIHYTLQMCQWLLKLIGMWPLVNNHTSRLEHLLSIIVMIMCFCSIFFIILPCGHHFFFVEKNIYMKMKMLGPVSFCVFATVKYSYLALKGAFLQRCIRQLKNDWKRVQDPNHRAIMLKYAGISRKLITMCAVFIYTGGMSYHTVAQFLSKERTRENYTVRPLAYIGYDPFFDAQISPTYEIVFFLHCFAAMIMYSITTVAYGLAAVFVTHVCGQIQIQIVRLQNLVESKDRDLFAVIVRDHVKILRFSKNIEDALYQICLTEIVECTINMCMLEYYCLVEWANSDLIATLTYMTLLTSFTFNIFIFCYIGELLSEQCSEIGTISYEIDWYNLPAKEAYDLILLISISQSPPKLTAGKIIELSLNTFSSVAKTSLVYLNLLQTVADW comes from the exons ATGTACGATCGATCATACACCATAGTTGACGATCAACTAAAAAACAACCATTACCAAAACGACATACATTACACGCTGCAGATGTGTCAATGGCTGTTGAAACTGATTGGAATGTGGCCCCTCGTTAACAATCATACCAGCAGACTGGAACACCTCCTCTCAATCATCGTGATGATCATGTGCTTCTGCAGCATATTCTTCATCATCTTGCCATGTGGCCATCACTTCTTCTTCGTagagaaaaatatttacatGAAGATGAAAATGCTCGGTCCGGTTAGCTTCTGTGTATTTGCCACAGTTAAGTACAGTTACCTTGCCCTAAAAGGAGCCTTCCTGCAGAGATGCATCCGACAGCTCAAAAATGACTGGAAGAGAGTGCAGGATCCGAATCATCGTGCGATCATGTTAAAATACGCGGGCATCAGCAGAAAGCTTATCACCATGTGCGCTGTTTTTATATATACAGGTGGAATGTCCTATCACACGGTGGCGCAATTCTTGTCCAAGGAGAGGACTAGAGAAAATTACACAGTTAGACCATTGGCGTATATCGGTTACGACCCGTTTTTCGATGCGCAGATCAGCCCTACGTATGAAATCGTGTTCTTTCTTCATTGCTTCGCTGCTATGATTATGTATAGCATCACCACGGTTGCATATGGTTTGGCTGCAGTGTTTGTTACTCATGTTTGTGGCCAGATTCAAATACAGATTGTAAGGTTGCAGAATTTGGTGGAGAGCAAGGACCGTGATCTTTTTGCTGTTATTGTGCGCGATCACGTGAAAATTTTAAG attttctaaaaatatcgaAGATGCTTTGTACCAGATTTGCTTGACAGAGATCGTAGAATGTACGATAAATATGTGTATGCTCGAATATTACTGCTTGGTG GAATGGGCAAACAGTGATCTAATCGCTACATTGACTTATATGACTCTGTTGACTTCCTTcacatttaatatatttatattttgctaCATAGGTGAACTTCTTTCTGAACAG TGTAGCGAAATTGGTACAATTTCCTATGAAATCGACTGGTATAACTTGCCAGCTAAAGAAGCTTACGATCTGATTCTACTGATCTCTATATCTCAATCTCCACCAAAACTAACCGCCggaaaaataattgaattatctCTGAACACTTTTAGCTCC GTAGCAAAAACATCATTAGTTTATTTGAATTTACTTCAAACAGTTGCAGATTGGTAA
- the LOC126918180 gene encoding odorant receptor Or2-like produces the protein MYDRSYTIVDDQLKNNHYKNDIHYTLQMCQWLLKLIGIWPLVNNHSSRLEQLLSIVLMITCYSSIFFIILPSGHHFFFVEKNLYMKMKMLGPVSFCVFATVKYSYLARKGTFLQRCIRQVKNDWKRVQDPCHRQIMLKYAGVSRKLITMCAVFIYTGGMSYHTVAQFLSKDNTKENSTVKPLAYIGYDPFFDTQSSPTYEIVFFLHCFAAMIMYSITTVAYGLAAVFVTHVCGQIQIQIARLQNLVGSKDRDLFTVIVHDHAETLRFSKNIEDALYQICLTEIVECTICMCILEYYCLMEWANSDLIATLTYMTLLTSFTFNIFIFCYIGELLTEQCRQIGTTSYEIEWYQLPAKRAYDLILLISISQYPPKLTAGKIIELSLNTFSSVAKTSLVYLNLLQTVTD, from the exons ATGTATGATCGATCATACACCATAGTTGACGATCAACTAAAAAACAACCATTACAAAAACGACATACATTACACGCTGCAGATGTGTCAATGGCTGTTGAAGCTGATTGGAATATGGCCTCTCGTTAACAATCATAGTAGCAGACTGGAACAGCTCCTCTCAATCGTACTCATGATCACGTGCTACTCCAGCATATTCTTCATCATCTTGCCATCTGGTCATCATTTCTTCTTCGTagagaaaaatttatatatgaaaatgaaaatgcTCGGTCCGGTTAGCTTCTGTGTATTTGCAACAGTTAAGTACAGTTACCTTGCCCGAAAAGGAACCTTCCTACAGAGATGCATTCGACAGGTGAAAAATGACTGGAAGAGAGTGCAGGATCCGTGTCATCGGCAGATTATGTTAAAATACGCGGGCGTCAGCAGGAAGCTTATTACCATGTGCGCTGTTTTTATATATACAGGTGGAATGTCCTATCACACGGTGGCGCAGTTCTTGTCCAAGGATAATACTAAAGAGAATTCCACAGTTAAACCATTGGCTTATATCGGTTACGACCCGTTTTTTGATACGCAATCCAGCCCTACGTATGAAATCGTGTTCTTTCTTCACTGCTTCGCTGCTATGATTATGTATAGCATCACCACGGTTGCATATGGTTTGGCTGCAGTTTTTGTTACTCATGTTTGTGGCCAGATTCAAATACAAATAGCAAGATTGCAGAATTTAGTGGGCAGCAAGGATCGTGATCTCTTTACTGTGATTGTGCACGATCACGCGGAAACATTAAG ATTTTCAAAGAACATCGAAGATGCTTTGTATCAGATATGCTTAACAGAAATCGTAGAGTGCACGATTTGCATGTGTATACTGGAATATTACTGCTTAATG GAATGGGCAAACAGTGATCTAATCGCTACATTGACTTATATGACTCTGCTGACCTCCTTcacatttaatatatttatattttgctaCATAGGAGAACTTCTCACTGAACAG TGTAGACAAATTGGTACAACTTCCTATGAAATCGAATGGTATCAGCTGCCAGCTAAGAGAGCTTACGACCTAATTCTACTAATCTCTATATCTCAATATCCACCAAAACTAACGGCTGGTAAAATTATTGAATTGTCTCTGAATACTTTTAGCTCT GTAGCAAAAACGTCGCTAGTATATCTGAATCTACTTCAAACAGTTACAGACTAG
- the LOC126919044 gene encoding odorant receptor 4-like isoform X1, with translation MYDRSYTIVDDQLKNNHYQNDIHYTLQMCQWLLKLIGVWPLVNDHTSKLEQLLSVAVMIICFCSIFFIILPSGHHFFFVEKNLYMKVKMLGPVGFCVFATVKYSYLALKGAFLQRCIRQLKNDWKRVQDPNHRQIMLKYAGISRKLITMCAVFIYTGGMSYHTVAQFLSTDKTRENYTVRPLTYIGYDPFFDTQSSPTYEIVFFLHCFAAMIMYSITTVAYGLAAVFVTHVCGQIQIQIVRLQNLVESKDRDLFAVIVRDHVETLRFSKNIEDALYQICLTEIVECTMNMCMLEYYCLMEWASTDLIVTFTYITLLTSFTFNIFIFCYIGELLSEQCSEIGTVSYEIDWYNLPAKEAYDLILLISISQYPPKLTAGKIIELSLNTFSSVAKTSLVYLNLLQTVADW, from the exons ATGTATGATCGATCATACACCATAGTTGACGATCAACTGAAAAACAACCATTACCAGAACGACATACATTACACGCTGCAGATGTGTCAATGGCTGTTGAAGCTGATTGGAGTGTGGCCCCTCGTTAACGATCACACGAGCAAACTGGAACAGCTCCTCTCAGTCGCAGTTATGATCATATGCTTCTGCAGCATATTCTTCATCATCTTACCATCTGGCCATCACTTCTTCTTCGTAGAGAAAAATCTTTACATGAAGGTGAAAATGCTCGGTCCAGTTGGCTTCTGTGTATTTGCCACAGTTAAGTACAGTTACCTTGCCCTAAAAGGAGCCTTCCTGCAGAGGTGCATCCGACAGCTCAAAAATGACTGGAAGAGAGTGCAGGATCCGAATCATCGGCAGATTATGTTAAAATACGCGGGCATTAGCAGAAAGCTTATTACCATGTGCGCCGTTTTCATATATACAGGTGGAATGTCCTATCACACGGTGGCGCAATTCTTGTCCACGGATAAGACTAGAGAGAATTACACAGTTAGACCATTGACTTATATCGGTTACGATCCGTTTTTTGATACGCAATCTAGTCCTACGTATGAAATCGTGTTCTTTCTTCACTGCTTCGCTGCTATGATTATGTATAGCATCACCACGGTTGCATATGGTTTGGCTGCAGTGTTTGTTACTCATGTTTGTGGCCAGATTCAAATACAGATTGTGAGGTTACAGAATTTGGTGGAGAGCAAGGATCGTGACCTTTTCGCTGTTATTGTGCGCGATCACGTAGAAACTTTAAG ATTTTCGAAAAATATCGAAGATGCTTTGTACCAGATTTGCTTGACAGAGATCGTAGAGTGCACGATGAATATGTGTATGCTGGAATATTACTGTTTGATG GAATGGGCAAGCACTGATCTAATCGTTACATTCACTTATATTACTCTGCTGACTTCctttacatttaatatatttatattttgctaCATAGGTGAACTACTTTCTGAGCAG TGTAGCGAAATTGGTACAGTTTCTTATGAAATCGACTGGTATAACTTGCCAGCTAAAGAAGCTTACGATCTCATTCTACTGATCTCTATATCTCAGTATCCACCAAAACTAACTGCCggaaaaataattgaattatctTTGAACACTTTTAGCTCC GTAGCAAAAACATCATTAGTTTATTTGAATTTACTTCAAACAGTTGCAGATTGGTAA
- the LOC126919046 gene encoding uncharacterized protein LOC126919046 codes for MHLSVRQPQNPNYEEDIVYVTKHNKWILSTIGMWPTVVKGIGKFVPKIIIGLSNFVSSLNVLQFILHIILEEKNTTLKVRFLGLICFASTNLMKYWALIARKSNIEYCIEQVQIDWKQVDFQRNRMLMLKYGKIGRDLTIYSAVFMYGSEMLYITIMQYALGSMLKENNRTTRVLVYPTYSGLLNVQKSPIYEIVYVLQCMCTLLFNSVTVSCCGLAALFATHACGQIDIIMSQLDDLVDGKFAKKNSNPDTRLTEIVKHHIKILKFSTMIETVLQEVCFFEFVGTTLVVCFLEYYCLTDWQSNNKIGVATYSMLLVSLTFNMFLLCYIGNLLLEKSSDIGISCYLIDWYRLPPKTIQDLMLIIAMSNTPVKISAGRIFLLSLPTFGNILKTSFAYLNFVRNATM; via the exons ATGCATCTTTCCGTTCGACAACCACAGAATCCAAATTACGAGGAAGACATTGTTTACGTGACGAAACACAACAAATGGATCCTGAGTACCATCGGCATGTGGCCCACTGTAGTAAAAGGCATCGGAAAATTTGTACCAAAAATTATAATAGGTCTGAGTAATTTCGTATCGTCTTTGAACGTACTGCAATTTATACTACACATTATACTGGAAGAAAAAAACACTACATTAAAAGTGAGATTCCTAGGCTTAATTTGTTTTGCTTCGACCAATCTGATGAAGTATTGGGCTCTGATAGCGCGCAAATCGAATATCGAATACTGTATCGAACAGGTGCAGATAGATTGGAAGCAG GTAGATTTCCAAAGAAATCGTATGCTGATGCTAAAATACGGAAAAATCGGTCGAGATCTTACCATATACAGTGCCGTGTTTATGTATGGTTCTGAAATGTTGTACATTACAATCATGCAATATGCATTGGGATCAATGCTGAAGGAAAATAATCGTACAACCAGAGTGCTAGTGTACCCTACCTATAGTGGATTGCTCAACGTCCAAAAAAGTCCCATCTACGAAATCGTGTACGTTCTCCAATGCATGTGCACACTTTTGTTCAACTCTGTGACAGTTTCGTGTTGTGGATTGGCTGCGCTTTTTGCAACACACGCCTGTGGACAGATTGATATCATTATGTCTCAATTAGATGACCTGGTCGATGGAAAATTTGCCAAGAAAAATTCTAATCCGGACACTCGACTGACGGAAATTGTAAAACatcatataaaaattttaaa ATTTTCTACTATGATTGAGACGGTTCTGCAGGAAGTGTGCTTTTTCGAATTCGTTGGTACCACGTTGGTAGTATGCTTCCTCGAATATTATTGTCTAACG GATTGGCAAAGCAATAATAAAATTGGTGTGGCAACATACTCGATGCTACTGGTATCCTTGACGTTCAATATGTTCTTGTTATGCTACATTGGTAATCTTCTACTAGAAaag AGTTCTGACATTGGAATATCTTGCTATCTGATCGACTGGTACCGCCTACCACCTAAAACAATTCAAGATCTTATGTTGATCATCGCTATGTCGAACACTCCAGTGAAAATTAGCGCCGgcagaatatttcttttatccttGCCTACTTTCGGAAAT ATTCTAAAGACATCATTCGCGTACTTAAACTTCGTTCGAAATGCCACtatgtaa
- the LOC126919044 gene encoding odorant receptor 4-like isoform X2 produces MYDRSYTIVDDQLKNNHYQNDIHYTLQMCQWLLKLIGVWPLVNDHTSKLEQLLSVAVMIICFCSIFFIILPSGHHFFFVEKNLYMKVKMLGPVGFCVFATVKYSYLALKGAFLQRCIRQLKNDWKRVQDPNHRQIMLKYAGISRKLITMCAVFIYTGGMSYHTVAQFLSTDKTRENYTVRPLTYIGYDPFFDTQSSPTYEIVFFLHCFAAMIMYSITTVAYGLAAVFVTHVCGQIQIQIVRLQNLVESKDRDLFAVIVRDHVETLRFSKNIEDALYQICLTEIVECTMNMCMLEYYCLMEWASTDLIVTFTYITLLTSFTFNIFIFCYIGELLSEQCSEIGTVSYEIDWYNLPAKEAYDLILLISISQYPPKLTAGKIIELSLNTFSSVAKTSLVYLNLLQTVAD; encoded by the exons ATGTATGATCGATCATACACCATAGTTGACGATCAACTGAAAAACAACCATTACCAGAACGACATACATTACACGCTGCAGATGTGTCAATGGCTGTTGAAGCTGATTGGAGTGTGGCCCCTCGTTAACGATCACACGAGCAAACTGGAACAGCTCCTCTCAGTCGCAGTTATGATCATATGCTTCTGCAGCATATTCTTCATCATCTTACCATCTGGCCATCACTTCTTCTTCGTAGAGAAAAATCTTTACATGAAGGTGAAAATGCTCGGTCCAGTTGGCTTCTGTGTATTTGCCACAGTTAAGTACAGTTACCTTGCCCTAAAAGGAGCCTTCCTGCAGAGGTGCATCCGACAGCTCAAAAATGACTGGAAGAGAGTGCAGGATCCGAATCATCGGCAGATTATGTTAAAATACGCGGGCATTAGCAGAAAGCTTATTACCATGTGCGCCGTTTTCATATATACAGGTGGAATGTCCTATCACACGGTGGCGCAATTCTTGTCCACGGATAAGACTAGAGAGAATTACACAGTTAGACCATTGACTTATATCGGTTACGATCCGTTTTTTGATACGCAATCTAGTCCTACGTATGAAATCGTGTTCTTTCTTCACTGCTTCGCTGCTATGATTATGTATAGCATCACCACGGTTGCATATGGTTTGGCTGCAGTGTTTGTTACTCATGTTTGTGGCCAGATTCAAATACAGATTGTGAGGTTACAGAATTTGGTGGAGAGCAAGGATCGTGACCTTTTCGCTGTTATTGTGCGCGATCACGTAGAAACTTTAAG ATTTTCGAAAAATATCGAAGATGCTTTGTACCAGATTTGCTTGACAGAGATCGTAGAGTGCACGATGAATATGTGTATGCTGGAATATTACTGTTTGATG GAATGGGCAAGCACTGATCTAATCGTTACATTCACTTATATTACTCTGCTGACTTCctttacatttaatatatttatattttgctaCATAGGTGAACTACTTTCTGAGCAG TGTAGCGAAATTGGTACAGTTTCTTATGAAATCGACTGGTATAACTTGCCAGCTAAAGAAGCTTACGATCTCATTCTACTGATCTCTATATCTCAGTATCCACCAAAACTAACTGCCggaaaaataattgaattatctTTGAACACTTTTAGCTCC GTAGCAAAAACATCATTAGTTTATTTGAATTTACTTCAAACAGTTGCAGATTG A